The Desulfosporosinus acidiphilus SJ4 genome has a window encoding:
- a CDS encoding CoA-binding protein codes for MVREKTIFPFTEGITTADTFAVLGNAQKFKTHKHAWKTWKTLKEFGCLAYPVADDLKRLDGSKVYPSVTELKGKVTVVVPCLLPENLPSLVSEVILAGAEKIWFQEQTWSQAFQEECEKQGVQVIRGCVLRHKRYPALSLCYLNPCYWHGLRDLKVPAKRSLR; via the coding sequence ATGGTGCGAGAGAAAACGATTTTTCCATTTACCGAAGGGATTACAACGGCTGATACGTTCGCTGTTTTGGGAAATGCCCAAAAGTTTAAAACTCACAAACATGCTTGGAAAACCTGGAAGACTTTAAAAGAATTTGGCTGCCTTGCCTATCCTGTGGCAGATGATCTGAAAAGACTTGATGGGAGTAAAGTATATCCAAGTGTAACCGAACTCAAGGGTAAAGTAACGGTCGTTGTGCCTTGCTTACTGCCGGAAAATTTGCCGTCACTTGTCTCAGAAGTTATTCTTGCCGGGGCCGAAAAGATTTGGTTTCAGGAGCAAACATGGAGCCAAGCCTTTCAAGAGGAATGCGAGAAACAGGGAGTTCAGGTCATCAGAGGATGTGTCCTTCGGCATAAGAGGTATCCGGCATTGAGCTTGTGTTACCTTAATCCTTGCTATTGGCACGGATTAAGAGATTTGAAAGTTCCCGCGAAACGCTCCCTAAGATAG
- a CDS encoding pyrimidine-nucleoside phosphorylase, translating into MRMVDLIQKKKRGESLTAAEINTIVQGYVKGGIPDYQMSAWLMAVYFKGMSKQEIADLTSAFVDSGDRNDLSAIHGIKVDKHSSGGVGDKLSLVIIPLVASVGVPVAKMSGRGLGHTGGTIDKLESIEGFNTVLDREAFIHNVNTHKMAIVSQSSNLTPADKKIYALRDVTATVDSIPLIASSIMSKKIASGADCIVLDVKVGSGAFMKSIAEAVDLAKTMVEIGKSLNRKTIAVVTDMSQPLGHEVGNANEVKEAIEILKGQGAEDETVVALTLASYMTVLGGAFDDFDTAYTELSQILKTGRAVEKFKELIEIQGGNSKVVDNPSLLPQSKYHTEIKALSDGYVSAIDAEKIGITAMLLGAGRKEKEDPIDYSAGVTMVKKVGDKVNVGDTIGILHTNSEGHEEAVDLFNKAYVFSKIMPESHQYIYEVIH; encoded by the coding sequence ATGAGAATGGTTGATTTAATCCAAAAGAAAAAACGAGGGGAATCTCTAACGGCCGCTGAAATTAACACGATAGTACAGGGATATGTTAAAGGCGGAATCCCTGACTATCAAATGTCGGCATGGCTCATGGCTGTTTACTTTAAGGGTATGAGCAAACAAGAGATTGCCGACCTGACGTCAGCATTTGTGGATTCCGGAGATAGAAATGATTTATCAGCCATTCACGGGATCAAAGTTGATAAACATTCCTCGGGCGGAGTGGGCGATAAGCTCAGTCTGGTCATTATTCCCCTTGTAGCCTCTGTTGGGGTGCCGGTTGCTAAAATGTCCGGAAGAGGATTAGGCCATACCGGCGGCACCATAGATAAATTAGAGTCGATTGAAGGCTTTAATACTGTCTTAGATCGGGAAGCATTTATTCATAATGTTAATACGCATAAGATGGCTATCGTCAGCCAAAGTTCTAATTTAACGCCGGCAGATAAAAAGATTTATGCTCTGCGCGATGTAACGGCTACTGTAGACAGCATTCCCTTGATTGCCAGTAGTATTATGAGCAAAAAGATAGCCTCAGGTGCCGATTGTATTGTACTTGATGTAAAGGTTGGTTCGGGAGCTTTTATGAAATCTATTGCTGAGGCTGTTGACCTAGCTAAGACAATGGTTGAAATAGGCAAATCATTGAATAGAAAAACCATTGCTGTTGTAACAGATATGAGTCAACCCCTTGGCCATGAAGTAGGGAACGCCAATGAGGTCAAGGAAGCTATTGAAATCCTGAAAGGACAGGGAGCAGAAGACGAAACGGTTGTAGCTTTGACTCTGGCATCCTATATGACGGTTCTCGGGGGGGCCTTTGATGACTTTGATACTGCCTACACGGAACTCAGCCAAATCCTTAAAACAGGGCGGGCTGTGGAAAAGTTCAAAGAGCTGATAGAAATCCAAGGCGGAAATTCGAAGGTTGTTGATAACCCAAGTCTGCTTCCGCAAAGTAAATACCATACTGAAATAAAAGCACTGTCCGATGGATATGTTTCGGCGATTGATGCAGAAAAAATAGGTATTACAGCGATGCTGCTTGGTGCGGGAAGAAAAGAGAAAGAAGATCCCATAGATTATTCTGCTGGGGTCACCATGGTGAAGAAAGTTGGAGATAAGGTCAACGTGGGAGACACTATTGGTATTTTACACACCAATAGCGAAGGTCATGAAGAAGCTGTTGACCTATTTAATAAGGCCTATGTTTTCAGCAAAATAATGCCCGAATCACATCAGTACATTTATGAGGTCATCCATTAA
- a CDS encoding phosphopentomutase, whose product MTRSIIIVLDSVGIGEMPDACNYGDAGSNTLHNIAEYMGGLELPNLEMLGLGNIHQIKGVQAQAHPKGCYGKMAEASRGKDTTSGHWEIAGVILERALPTFPQGFPQEFIKRYEEAIGRGVIGNEVASGTEIIQRLGEEHVKTGKLIVYTSADSVFQIAAHEEVVPLPELMHYCQTAREMLTGDLQVGRVIARPFLGQAGEFYRTANRHDFALEPPRKTLLEYISEQGLTVNAVGKIHDIYAGKGITDFCPTKNNREGIDKTIEYMGHEHDGLIMTNLVDFDMVYGHRNNAEGYAQALKDFDQRLPEIFKRLKPDDLLIITADHGCDPTTPGTDHTREYVPLLVYGLRIKGGVNLGVRPTFADLGATVAEFLGIDPLPAGKSFLAEIKNG is encoded by the coding sequence GTGACACGCAGTATTATTATTGTCTTAGATAGTGTCGGAATCGGAGAAATGCCCGATGCTTGTAATTATGGTGATGCGGGGAGCAATACTTTACATAATATTGCCGAATATATGGGGGGATTAGAACTTCCTAATCTTGAAATGCTCGGACTGGGAAACATTCATCAGATCAAAGGGGTTCAAGCTCAGGCACACCCCAAAGGCTGTTATGGCAAAATGGCTGAGGCCTCACGAGGGAAGGATACTACCAGCGGCCATTGGGAAATAGCGGGAGTTATTTTAGAGAGAGCTCTTCCGACGTTTCCCCAGGGATTTCCTCAGGAGTTTATTAAACGTTATGAAGAGGCAATCGGCCGGGGGGTTATTGGCAATGAAGTTGCTTCGGGTACAGAAATCATCCAGCGCTTGGGAGAGGAGCATGTGAAAACGGGTAAACTCATTGTTTATACCTCTGCGGATTCGGTTTTTCAAATTGCTGCCCATGAAGAGGTTGTACCTTTGCCGGAATTGATGCATTATTGTCAGACGGCCCGTGAAATGCTGACCGGAGATCTGCAAGTTGGCCGAGTGATTGCGCGCCCATTTCTCGGACAAGCCGGCGAATTTTATCGAACTGCAAACCGGCATGATTTTGCTTTAGAGCCTCCCCGTAAAACATTGCTGGAATATATTTCCGAACAGGGCCTAACAGTTAATGCCGTAGGAAAAATTCATGATATTTATGCAGGGAAGGGGATTACTGACTTTTGCCCAACTAAAAACAATAGGGAGGGCATTGATAAGACCATAGAATACATGGGCCACGAACATGATGGCTTGATTATGACAAATCTTGTAGATTTCGATATGGTATATGGTCACAGAAATAATGCGGAAGGATATGCCCAAGCATTGAAGGATTTTGATCAACGCTTGCCAGAGATATTTAAACGTTTAAAACCTGACGACTTACTGATTATTACAGCTGATCATGGCTGCGATCCGACCACTCCCGGAACCGATCATACGAGAGAGTATGTCCCTCTCCTCGTTTATGGGCTCAGGATAAAAGGTGGGGTTAACTTAGGCGTAAGGCCGACGTTTGCCGATTTAGGGGCGACCGTTGCAGAGTTTTTAGGAATTGATCCTTTGCCTGCAGGAAAAAGTTTCTTAGCTGAAATTAAAAATGGTTGA
- the xerD gene encoding site-specific tyrosine recombinase XerD, with the protein MTSTEELMKQYLTYLHVERGLSLNTRQAYERDLRQLVVFLEQRGTDILTCESNDLFLFLFQWKEQGKSPRSIARCNATLRGFFAFLLDEGKRVDNPSEYLVTPKLNQSLPKVLPEGTMDRLLKISESTDYAYRDLAMLEILYGSGLRVSELINLRVNDISLDVGFIRCIGKGNKERIVPLGEPAIEAVRSYLNGPRKRMCSKTASDFLFLNSHGRPLTRQGVSFILNNWGVSHNIARKVSPHMFRHSFATHLLDHGADLRSVQELLGHADISTTQIYTHLTRKRLLEVFNKSHPRAER; encoded by the coding sequence ATGACCTCCACTGAAGAGCTTATGAAACAGTACTTAACTTATTTACACGTCGAACGGGGACTTTCCTTGAATACTCGTCAGGCCTACGAGCGTGACTTGCGTCAGCTTGTTGTTTTTCTGGAACAAAGGGGAACTGATATTTTAACTTGCGAGTCTAATGACCTCTTCTTGTTTCTCTTTCAATGGAAAGAACAGGGGAAGTCTCCTCGAAGTATTGCCAGGTGCAATGCAACGTTACGAGGTTTTTTTGCGTTTCTTTTAGATGAAGGAAAGAGGGTTGATAATCCCAGCGAATATCTTGTAACACCAAAGCTAAATCAATCTCTGCCGAAGGTGTTGCCTGAAGGGACAATGGATAGACTATTAAAAATCAGTGAATCAACGGATTATGCTTATCGAGATCTTGCAATGCTGGAAATCCTCTATGGCAGCGGCTTGAGGGTCTCGGAATTAATTAATCTCCGTGTCAATGATATATCGTTGGACGTTGGTTTTATTCGCTGTATAGGTAAAGGAAATAAGGAACGCATTGTTCCTTTGGGAGAACCTGCTATAGAGGCTGTCAGGAGTTACCTTAATGGCCCAAGAAAGAGAATGTGCTCTAAGACGGCGAGTGATTTTTTATTTTTAAATTCTCACGGCCGTCCTCTTACTCGTCAAGGAGTATCCTTTATTTTAAATAATTGGGGTGTCTCCCATAATATTGCGAGGAAAGTTTCCCCACATATGTTTCGACATAGTTTTGCAACTCATTTGCTGGATCACGGCGCTGATTTGCGTTCCGTGCAAGAACTGTTAGGACATGCGGACATTTCTACAACTCAGATATACACGCATTTGACAAGAAAACGTTTGTTAGAAGTTTTTAATAAGTCACATCCCCGTGCTGAGCGGTGA
- the ald gene encoding alanine dehydrogenase, translated as MLIGVPKEIKNNENRVAITPAGVHAFTLTGHQVLVEKSAGEGSGITDEEYMKAGAQILDSAADVWNADMIIKVKEPIASEYDYFKPGQILFTYLHLANEPELTKALMEKQVVGIAYETIQLDNGSLPLLVPMSEVAGRMSIQIGAQFLEKHYGGKGMLLGGVPGVSPAKVTIIGGGIVGTNAAKMAVGLGANVILVEKSAQRLREIDDLFNGRVKTLMSNPYNIAVSVARADLLIGAVLIPGARAPHLVTEEMVKTMTPGSVIVDVAIDQGGSIETIDRVTTHSDPVYIRHGVVHYSVANMPGAVARTSTFALTNVTMGYALDIANKGYFKAIQENRSLRKGINVIKGKLTYKAVAESLNIMYTPLEEALL; from the coding sequence ATGCTAATTGGAGTACCAAAAGAGATTAAAAACAATGAAAACCGTGTAGCTATTACTCCAGCGGGTGTCCACGCTTTTACTTTGACCGGACATCAGGTTCTCGTGGAAAAATCTGCCGGAGAAGGCAGCGGAATCACCGATGAGGAGTATATGAAGGCTGGTGCCCAAATTTTGGATTCTGCGGCCGACGTTTGGAATGCGGATATGATCATCAAGGTTAAGGAACCTATAGCTTCTGAATATGATTATTTCAAACCCGGACAAATTCTTTTTACTTATTTACATTTAGCTAATGAACCGGAACTAACCAAAGCGCTTATGGAAAAACAAGTGGTAGGAATCGCCTATGAGACGATTCAACTGGATAATGGTTCTTTGCCTCTGTTGGTTCCCATGAGCGAAGTGGCCGGACGCATGTCAATTCAAATAGGCGCTCAATTCCTGGAAAAACACTACGGCGGAAAAGGAATGTTATTAGGTGGGGTTCCCGGAGTGTCACCGGCGAAAGTTACCATTATAGGCGGCGGGATTGTTGGCACAAACGCTGCTAAAATGGCTGTTGGCTTAGGCGCTAATGTCATTTTGGTTGAAAAGAGTGCCCAGCGGCTTCGAGAAATTGATGACCTTTTTAACGGTCGGGTTAAAACTCTGATGTCCAATCCTTATAATATTGCTGTCAGTGTCGCCCGAGCAGATTTGCTCATTGGAGCTGTGCTGATACCCGGAGCTCGTGCTCCGCACTTGGTCACTGAAGAAATGGTAAAAACTATGACCCCGGGCAGCGTGATTGTCGATGTAGCTATCGACCAAGGCGGAAGTATCGAAACCATTGATCGGGTTACTACCCATAGTGATCCGGTTTACATTAGGCACGGTGTGGTGCACTATTCTGTAGCAAATATGCCAGGCGCTGTTGCCAGGACCTCAACCTTTGCTTTGACGAATGTTACGATGGGTTATGCCTTGGACATCGCCAATAAAGGATATTTTAAAGCGATTCAAGAAAACCGATCTCTGCGCAAAGGGATTAACGTTATTAAGGGTAAACTAACCTATAAAGCTGTAGCCGAATCATTAAATATTATGTATACCCCTTTAGAAGAAGCTTTGCTCTAA
- a CDS encoding stage II sporulation protein M, translating into MWKKLGEHIRNYWVIYLTLSGVYLAGAVFGALGVKALGGTEASQLGNFLDTLLKNQPVDLNPIFLGQLARDVFIVMTGIWILGLTIIGAPLIYLIVFTRGFILGFTISFIIGFKGMLGLGLIVITVLLPALLGIPLLLLGAGLATIFSFLLLRGKARGESLRREFLYYTVAAAFVCLGAVFVGVTQGYLSVLGVRVFGL; encoded by the coding sequence GTGTGGAAGAAACTAGGTGAACATATTCGTAACTATTGGGTTATTTATCTAACCCTTTCCGGTGTCTACCTGGCAGGGGCAGTGTTTGGCGCCTTGGGGGTTAAAGCTTTGGGTGGGACGGAAGCTTCTCAATTGGGGAATTTTCTCGATACACTTCTGAAAAATCAGCCGGTAGATTTAAATCCTATATTTCTGGGACAATTAGCGAGAGATGTTTTCATAGTTATGACGGGAATATGGATTCTGGGACTTACCATCATCGGAGCCCCATTGATTTATCTTATAGTATTTACACGAGGTTTCATTCTAGGTTTCACAATAAGTTTTATTATTGGCTTTAAAGGAATGCTTGGTCTTGGTTTGATCGTTATTACCGTATTATTGCCTGCTCTTCTGGGAATTCCGCTGCTGCTTTTGGGGGCAGGCTTAGCAACGATCTTCTCATTTCTATTGTTAAGGGGAAAAGCTCGAGGAGAATCCTTGCGTAGAGAGTTTCTGTATTATACGGTTGCTGCGGCGTTCGTTTGTCTTGGGGCGGTATTTGTAGGGGTCACTCAAGGTTATTTATCGGTTTTAGGTGTACGAGTTTTTGGACTATAA
- a CDS encoding endonuclease Q family protein → MIYADLHIHIGQSLDGKDVKVTASRSLTLPNLIEMARNVKGLTLIGIVDAHSQGVRRDFRTLLSAGQLSSLAGGGYTARGLIIIPGHEIELQIGEGNAHFLAYFPSIDHVERYVQELRPAIKNWQLSTQKGHLPIELWLEAVRRAEGIWFPAHAFTPHKGIYGNCCRRLADVLPVLPLALEIGLSADRAMAKSIGELENVVLFSNSDAHSLANVAREYNLLEGVESSFKGLCDLLKKNSVGTVRNYGLPPKVGKYHRTYCLSCEQVVLTAPPQLSCPVCGDHRVVVGVLDRLVSIADQPVKDYDPSRYVYHVPLMRLPGIGPKMYQRLLNSFGTEMAVLHEVTEAELLPVAGEKVTRLILKARHNDLRFISGGGGEFGRVLDILPDRKE, encoded by the coding sequence ATGATTTATGCTGATTTACATATTCATATTGGGCAAAGTCTTGATGGTAAGGATGTCAAGGTTACTGCTTCGAGGTCTCTGACTCTTCCCAATCTTATAGAGATGGCTCGGAATGTTAAAGGTTTGACCTTGATAGGGATTGTAGATGCCCATTCACAGGGTGTCCGGCGTGATTTCAGAACGCTGCTGTCTGCAGGACAACTCTCTTCCCTGGCAGGTGGCGGATATACTGCAAGAGGCTTGATCATTATTCCGGGGCATGAAATTGAATTGCAAATTGGGGAAGGGAATGCTCATTTTCTAGCCTATTTTCCCTCTATAGACCACGTTGAACGATATGTTCAAGAATTACGGCCTGCTATAAAGAATTGGCAGCTTAGCACTCAGAAAGGGCATCTTCCAATTGAACTGTGGCTGGAAGCAGTTCGCAGGGCCGAGGGGATTTGGTTTCCTGCTCATGCCTTTACTCCTCATAAAGGAATTTATGGCAACTGCTGCCGCCGCTTGGCAGATGTCTTGCCTGTTCTTCCCCTGGCGCTGGAAATCGGTTTGAGTGCTGATAGAGCAATGGCTAAGAGTATTGGAGAACTGGAGAACGTGGTCTTATTTAGTAATTCCGATGCTCACTCCCTGGCTAACGTTGCCCGGGAATATAATTTACTGGAAGGCGTTGAATCCTCATTTAAGGGATTATGTGATTTGTTGAAGAAAAACTCGGTAGGAACGGTGCGAAATTATGGTTTGCCTCCGAAAGTAGGGAAATATCATCGTACCTATTGTTTAAGCTGTGAACAAGTTGTCTTAACTGCCCCGCCTCAATTATCGTGTCCGGTCTGCGGAGATCATCGCGTTGTCGTGGGTGTTTTGGATCGCCTGGTAAGTATTGCAGATCAACCGGTGAAGGATTACGATCCGTCGCGCTATGTCTATCATGTTCCCTTAATGCGTCTCCCGGGAATCGGACCTAAAATGTATCAGCGATTACTTAACAGTTTCGGAACGGAAATGGCTGTCCTGCATGAAGTTACTGAGGCTGAGTTGCTCCCGGTAGCCGGTGAAAAAGTAACGCGTTTGATTTTAAAGGCTCGTCATAATGATTTGCGATTTATTTCCGGTGGCGGCGGTGAATTTGGCAGAGTTTTGGACATACTTCCCGACCGAAAGGAATAA
- a CDS encoding NUDIX domain-containing protein has protein sequence MNEKKKLAETRLEGEVLFEGRLLRLERDRVRLPNGTEALREIVRHPGAVAVIALYEQELLMVRQFRYPVGRETLEIPAGKIDPQEAPLACAIRELREETGYRGTMEEIATFYTTPGFSDEVMHVFLASDLSWDPLTMDDDEFIALERIPWAEALKLARNNGFIDAKTILGILLAEGHI, from the coding sequence ATGAACGAAAAGAAAAAACTAGCAGAAACACGTCTTGAGGGGGAAGTGCTTTTTGAAGGGCGCTTACTCCGTTTGGAACGTGATAGAGTTAGGCTTCCCAATGGAACGGAAGCGTTACGGGAAATTGTCAGGCATCCCGGAGCTGTAGCTGTTATTGCCTTGTATGAACAAGAACTTCTTATGGTTCGCCAGTTTCGTTATCCTGTTGGCCGTGAAACTTTGGAAATTCCCGCTGGAAAGATCGATCCTCAAGAAGCTCCTTTGGCTTGTGCTATTAGAGAACTGCGCGAAGAAACCGGTTATAGAGGAACTATGGAGGAAATCGCAACGTTTTACACCACGCCAGGCTTTTCGGACGAAGTGATGCATGTTTTTCTGGCAAGTGATTTAAGCTGGGATCCGTTGACAATGGATGATGATGAATTTATTGCTTTAGAAAGAATTCCTTGGGCCGAGGCGTTAAAGCTTGCCCGAAATAACGGGTTTATAGATGCCAAAACGATCCTGGGGATTTTGTTGGCTGAGGGACATATTTGA
- a CDS encoding 2-oxoacid:acceptor oxidoreductase family protein produces the protein MLQEIILAGFGGQGVMSMGQLLAYAGLEENKFVSWIPSYGPEMRGGTANCSVTISDAEVSSPIITEPNTLIVLNRPSLEKFEKDVRPGGWVLLNSSLIDIEPSRQDLKVLKIPADEIANERFNNSRVANMIILGAYIHLTGAVSLESVVGALKKVLPEYRYHLIPLNRQALELGIELAQNAV, from the coding sequence ATGCTGCAGGAAATTATACTGGCAGGTTTCGGCGGGCAAGGGGTTATGTCAATGGGGCAATTGCTGGCCTATGCGGGACTTGAGGAAAATAAGTTTGTGAGCTGGATTCCTTCTTATGGTCCGGAAATGAGGGGGGGAACGGCAAATTGTTCGGTAACCATATCCGATGCAGAAGTCAGTTCTCCGATCATTACGGAACCAAATACCCTCATAGTCCTTAACCGTCCGTCTTTAGAGAAGTTTGAAAAGGACGTTCGACCCGGAGGATGGGTGCTCCTCAATTCTTCCCTTATCGATATAGAACCTAGTCGGCAAGATCTTAAGGTCTTAAAGATCCCTGCCGATGAAATTGCCAATGAAAGATTTAACAACTCTCGAGTAGCCAATATGATAATTCTTGGAGCATATATTCACTTGACAGGTGCCGTGAGTTTGGAATCGGTGGTAGGTGCTCTTAAAAAAGTCCTGCCGGAGTACCGTTATCATCTTATTCCTCTCAACCGCCAGGCCTTGGAACTGGGGATTGAATTAGCTCAAAATGCTGTATAG
- a CDS encoding thiamine pyrophosphate-dependent enzyme has product MMTVFERPKSLTSAKTHYCPGCTHGIIHRLVAEVIDELGVREKTIGVSPVGCSVLAYNYFNLDMQQAAHGRAPAVATGIKRVHPDKVVFTYQGDGDLASIGTAEIIHAATRGEKFTTIFVNNAIYGMTGGQMAPTTLLEQVSQTSPQGRDPLTQGYPIRMSEMLATIDGAAFIARVSVHNPQEVAKAKKAIKKAFELQLAGKGFTMVEVLSTCPTNWGFTPKEALKWLSEKMIPVYPLGVKKLLEEGGF; this is encoded by the coding sequence ATGATGACCGTTTTTGAACGACCGAAGTCGCTAACCTCTGCGAAGACACACTATTGCCCGGGATGCACTCATGGGATCATTCACCGCCTTGTGGCGGAAGTCATTGATGAACTAGGGGTTCGGGAAAAAACTATCGGAGTTTCTCCGGTGGGATGTTCGGTTTTAGCCTATAACTATTTTAATTTGGATATGCAGCAAGCAGCTCATGGTCGTGCTCCTGCAGTGGCCACTGGAATTAAGCGGGTTCACCCGGATAAGGTTGTTTTCACTTACCAGGGTGATGGAGATCTGGCTTCCATAGGAACTGCAGAAATAATCCATGCTGCAACCAGAGGGGAAAAATTCACGACGATTTTTGTCAATAACGCAATTTATGGTATGACGGGAGGACAGATGGCCCCCACTACACTCTTGGAACAGGTAAGTCAGACCTCTCCGCAAGGCCGAGACCCATTGACTCAAGGATATCCAATTAGAATGTCGGAAATGCTTGCTACCATTGATGGCGCTGCTTTTATTGCCCGTGTTTCGGTGCATAATCCTCAAGAGGTCGCTAAAGCCAAAAAAGCAATCAAAAAAGCCTTTGAACTTCAACTGGCAGGCAAAGGGTTTACCATGGTGGAAGTTCTGTCAACCTGTCCGACGAACTGGGGTTTTACTCCTAAGGAAGCCTTAAAATGGTTAAGTGAAAAGATGATTCCTGTTTATCCCCTCGGTGTGAAAAAATTACTTGAGGAGGGGGGATTCTAA
- a CDS encoding 3-methyl-2-oxobutanoate dehydrogenase subunit VorB: MGKVLLKGNEALAEAAVRAGCRFFFGYPITPQNEIPHYLAKRLPEVGGVFVQAESEIAAINMVYGAAGSGARVMTSSSGPGISLKQEGISYIAGAELPCVIVNMQRGGPGLGGIQPAQSDYFQAVKGGGHGDYRMLVLAPATIQEMVDLMGKAFALADEYRNPVMILGDGILGQMMEAVELPPEDQQLEIPSKPWATTGAEGRSPNLINSLFLDPLELEKHNLHLQDKYERMNKEVMWENYKTDDAELLLVGYGSAARVAKAVVDQGRERGIKVGLFRPITLFPFPKDALQKASSHANNVLTVEMSSGQLVEDVRYNLEFKVPVHYYGRVGGMVPAARDVLAEVERLVNLKREGKES; encoded by the coding sequence ATGGGCAAAGTGCTCTTGAAGGGAAATGAAGCACTGGCAGAGGCGGCGGTACGCGCCGGCTGCCGCTTTTTCTTCGGATATCCGATTACTCCACAAAATGAAATTCCCCATTATCTCGCTAAGCGGCTTCCTGAAGTAGGCGGAGTGTTTGTGCAAGCCGAATCAGAAATTGCGGCAATTAATATGGTTTATGGAGCTGCAGGGAGCGGGGCGCGGGTCATGACTTCTTCCTCGGGACCCGGAATAAGCCTTAAACAGGAAGGAATATCCTATATCGCCGGGGCAGAACTTCCCTGTGTTATTGTTAACATGCAGCGCGGTGGTCCAGGACTCGGGGGTATTCAGCCGGCTCAATCTGATTACTTTCAAGCCGTCAAAGGCGGAGGACATGGGGACTATCGCATGCTCGTCCTGGCTCCGGCTACCATTCAAGAAATGGTGGATTTAATGGGAAAAGCTTTTGCTCTTGCTGATGAATACCGCAATCCGGTGATGATCTTAGGAGATGGGATTCTCGGACAGATGATGGAGGCGGTTGAGCTGCCGCCGGAGGATCAACAATTGGAAATTCCGTCCAAGCCTTGGGCAACCACCGGGGCAGAAGGAAGAAGTCCGAATTTAATTAATTCACTGTTCCTGGATCCGCTCGAACTCGAGAAACATAATCTGCATCTACAGGATAAATATGAACGGATGAACAAAGAAGTTATGTGGGAAAATTATAAAACGGACGATGCAGAATTGCTGCTTGTTGGCTACGGATCTGCAGCACGGGTGGCCAAAGCGGTTGTAGATCAAGGGAGAGAGCGAGGAATAAAAGTCGGGTTGTTCCGGCCCATCACTTTATTTCCTTTCCCCAAAGATGCTCTCCAAAAGGCCAGCAGCCATGCAAATAACGTTTTAACGGTAGAAATGAGCTCGGGCCAACTGGTTGAGGATGTGCGCTACAATTTGGAGTTTAAAGTGCCGGTGCATTATTATGGACGAGTTGGCGGCATGGTTCCGGCAGCCCGTGATGTTCTGGCTGAGGTTGAACGCTTGGTGAATCTGAAACGGGAGGGGAAAGAATCATGA
- a CDS encoding 4Fe-4S dicluster domain-containing protein, whose amino-acid sequence MLKVEFEEDRCKGCELCADACPKHIIIMAEHLNSMGFHPAVVLEQEKCISCGFCARMCPDVVITVRKEEKANGQSALEGK is encoded by the coding sequence ATGCTTAAAGTTGAGTTTGAGGAAGATCGTTGTAAGGGTTGTGAGCTTTGTGCAGATGCTTGTCCGAAACATATCATTATTATGGCCGAACATCTGAATTCAATGGGCTTTCATCCTGCTGTTGTACTGGAACAGGAAAAATGTATTTCTTGCGGGTTCTGTGCCAGAATGTGCCCGGACGTTGTTATTACGGTGCGAAAGGAGGAGAAGGCAAATGGGCAAAGTGCTCTTGAAGGGAAATGA